A stretch of the Vigna radiata var. radiata cultivar VC1973A chromosome 9, Vradiata_ver6, whole genome shotgun sequence genome encodes the following:
- the LOC106773314 gene encoding TMV resistance protein N-like, whose translation FVSILILGYFCCRNENDLMKEIVCKVLKRLDRTYLSITNFPVGLECRLQHAIDFIRNKKIGTCILGIWGMGGIGKTTIAKSIYNEIRHEFKYRSFLANIREVWGGDRGPIDLQEQLLSDILKTTKTNVHSIDWGKGKIKEMLCTKKVLVVLDDVNIFEQLIALCGNRNEISRGSVIIITTRNVRLLEEIGVDYVHGVEKMNKIESLELFSWHAFRRANPTRDFFEVSKEVITYCGGLPLALEVLGSYLYKRKKEEWQSVLSKLKEIPNDKIQEKLKISYDGLSDHMEKDIFLDICCFFIGKDRGYVTEILNGCGLHADIGIPVLVERSLIKVEKNNKLGIHDLLRDMGREIVRQSSPLPQKRSRLCVHDHVLDILTEHTGTEAIEGLALKLHRPGRVHFSAKTFENMKRLRILQFDHVQLAGDYGHISKHLTWVYWRGFSLKYIPDNFYQGNVVAIDMKHSNLKLVWKEPLQQRLERLKFINLSHSKLLSKTPDFSKLPNLERVILKDCPNLSELHHSIGNLPNLLILNLKDCICLRNLPVIKSKSLRVLILSGCSKIDKLEEEIVQMESLTTLRAENTSLTQVPFSIIRLKKIGFISLCGYEGLASVLFPSIIWSWMSPTTGRVSSMQSLGSISTSLVSVHLQDNNLGNLLSKLSEFSKLRSICVQCNSDLQLTQELRRIVDDFCKVHSAMETTYAPQILENSMVSRLIGFGSHYRVMDMLSNDMTEVDSISLISRLSFSLCV comes from the exons AGCATGCTATTGactttattagaaataaaaaaataggaacCTGTATATTAGGAATTTGGGGAATGGGAGGGATTGGCAAAACAACCATAGCCAAATCCATTTACAATGAAATTCGTCATGAATTCAAATATAGAAGTTTTCTTGCAAATATTAGAGAAGTTTGGGGAGGAGATCGGGGCCCAATTGATTTGCAAGAACAGCTTCTTTCAGATATCCTTAAAACAACAAAGACAAACGTGCATAGCATTGATTGGGGAAAAGGAAAGATCAAAGAAATGCTTTGCACAAAAAAGGTACTTGTTGTTCTTGATGATGTGAACATCTTTGAACAATTAATTGCATTATGTGGAAATCGTAATGAAATCAGTCGAGGAAGTGTAATAATCATTACCACCAGAAACGTACGTCTACTCGAAGAGATTGGAGTTGACTATGTGCATGGAGttgagaaaatgaataaaattgagTCCCTTGAGCTTTTTAGTTGGCATGCTTTTAGGAGAGCAAATCCAACTAGGGACTTTTTTGAAGTCTCAAAGGAAGTAATCACATACTGCGGAGGGCTACCACTAGCTCTTGAAGTTCTTGGATCTTACTTatacaagagaaaaaaagaagagtggCAAAGtgtattatcaaaattaaaagaaataccaaatgataaaatacaagagaaattgaaaataagctATGATGGTTTATCAGATCATATGGAGAAGGACATATTTCTTGACATATGCTGCTTCTTTATTGGTAAGGACAGAGGCTATGTCACAGAGATACTAAATGGTTGTGGACTTCATGCTGATATTGGAATACCAGTACTAGTAGAAAGGAGCCTCATCAAGGTTGAGAAGAATAACAAGCTCGGAATTCATGATTTACTACGTGACATGGGAAGAGAAATTGTTCGTCAAAGTTCACCGCTACCACAAAAGCGCAGTAGATTATGTGTTCATGATCACGTACTTGATATATTGACTGAACATACC GGAACAGAAGCCATTGAGGGATTAGCTTTGAAATTGCATAGACCTGGCAGAGTTCACTTCAGTGCCAAAACATTTGAGAACATGAAAAGACTGAGAATTTTGCAATTTGATCATGTCCAACTTGCTGGAGATTATGGGCATATTTCCAAACACTTGACATGGGTCTATTGGCGAGGATTTTCATTAAAATACATACCTGATAACTTTTATCAGGGAAACGTAGTTGCTATTGACATGAAACACAGTAATCTTAAGCTAGTATGGAAGGAGCCCCTACAACAG AGGCTGGAAAGGCTAAAGTTCATCAATCTTAGTCATTCCAAGTTGTTGTCAAAGACCCCTGACTTTTCAAAACTACCAAATCTTGAGAGAGTCATTCTCAAAGATTGTCCAAACTTGTCTGAGCTGCACCATTCCATTGGAAATCTGCCTAatcttcttattttaaatttgaaggaCTGTATATGCCTTCGGAATCTCCCAGTGATAAAATCGAAGTCTTTAAGAGTACTCATCCTTTCTGGTTGTTCAAAGATCGACAAGTTAGAAGAAGAAATAGTGCAGATGGAATCGTTAACAACTCTAAGGGCAGAGAATACTAGCCTAACACAAGTGCCATTTTCtataataagattaaaaaagattGGGTTTATATCACTTTGTGGATATGAAGGATTAGCAAGTGTTTTGTTTCCTTCTATCATATGGTCTTGGATGTCGCCAACAACAGGTCGTGTATCCTCTATGCAATCACTTGGAAGCATTTCAACATCTTTAGTCTCTGTCCATCTACAGGATAATAATTTGGGTAACCTACTATCAAAGCTTAGTGAGTTTTCAAAACTTCGAAGCATTTGCGTGCAATGTAACTCAGATCTTCAACTAACTCAAGAATTAAGAAGAATAGTGGATGACTTCTGCAAAGTACATTCTGCAATGGAAACAACCTATGCAccacaaattttagaaaattctatgGTATCTCGTTTAATTGGATTTGGAAGTCACTACCGAGTCATGGATATGCTTAGCAATGATATGACAGAGGTTGATTCTATCTCTCTAATCTCTcgcctttctttttctttgtgtgtgtga